From Xenopus tropicalis strain Nigerian chromosome 3, UCB_Xtro_10.0, whole genome shotgun sequence, the proteins below share one genomic window:
- the dguok gene encoding deoxyguanosine kinase, mitochondrial isoform X1, which produces MFLSKVWRLLDATEILCCYSRKTKLNLFCTFVHRDEKQHVSFMENQISKLLQQSISPDPNSRKEMQVKKLSVEGNIAVGKSTFLKLLSNTFQEWSFATEPLKKWQNVQSTSFQTMTSSKPPMDNLLQLMYDDPTRWSYTFQTFSCMSRFKIQIQPLSEQVLHQQEPVQIFERSVYSDRYIFAKTLYELQHLNEIEWTLYQEWHTFLIEEFSRRVALDGIIYLRASPEKCFQRLQKRARKEEKTLQCEYLEKLHDQHESWLTKKTTEVHFENMKNIPVLLLDVEEDFENNSAAGDDLNSRVKAFVAGL; this is translated from the coding sequence ATGTTTTTATCTAAAGTCTGGCGCCTTTTGGATGCAACAGAAATTCTTTGCTGTTATTCTCGGAAGACAAAATTAAATCTCTTTTGTACATTTGTTCATAGAGATGAAAAACAGCATGTAAGCTTCATGGAAAATCAAATCTCCAAGCTACTTCAACAGTCCATTTCTCCAGACCCTAATTCCAGGAAAGAAATGCAAGTGAAAAAATTATCCGTGGAAGGAAATATAGCGGTAGGAAAATCCACCTTTCTCAAATTGCTATCCAATACATTTCAAGAATGGAGTTTTGCTACAGAGCCTCTGAAGAAATGGCAGAATGTTCAATCTACTTCATTCCAAACAATGACTTCCTCAAAGCCGCCTATGGACAACCTGCTACAACTGATGTATGATGATCCTACACGATGGTCTTACACGTTCCAGACATTTTCTTGTATGAGTCGatttaaaatacaaattcagCCACTTTCAGAGCAAGTATTACATCAGCAGGAGCCTGTTCAGATATTTGAGAGATCTGTTTATAGTGACAGATATATATTTGCTAAAACTCTTTATGAACTCCAACACTTAAATGAAATTGAGTGGACTTTGTATCAGGAATGGCACACTTTTCTTATTGAAGAATTTTCCAGAAGAGTTGCATTGGATGGAATTATTTACCTACGGGCATCTCCAGAAAAATGTTTTCAGAGACTACAAAAAAGAGCTAGAAAGGAGGAAAAGACTCTGCAATGTGAATACCTTGAGAAGTTGCATGATCAGCATGAAAGTTGGCTGACAAAGAAGACAACTGAGGTCCATtttgaaaacatgaaaaatattccAGTTTTGCTGTTAGATGTTGAAGAAGACTTTGAAAACAATTCTGCAGCAGGTGATGATCTCAACAGCAGAGTTAAAGCCTTTGTTGCTGGactgtga
- the glt8d2 gene encoding glycosyltransferase 8 domain-containing protein 2 codes for MALLKRINQVLLFLLVLTFFAIWYSTVYKVSRNKEDEDTDEEREEGVIPVVICAARSRMGATIAAINSIYSNTDANVLFYIVGLKNSVVHIRKWIEGTQLSRIHFKIVEFNPLVLKGKVRPDAAFPELLQPLNFVRFYLPLLIQEHEKVIYLDDDIIVLGDIQELYNTKIFGGHVAAFSEDCDLHTTQEIVHKEGIQNTYMGFLDYRKKAIQNLHISPSTCSFNPGVFVANLTEWREQHITKQLEKWMKKNVEENLYSSNIGGGVATPPMLIVFHEKYSPITPYWHIRYLGWSPDSPISESVLREAKLLHWNGRYKPWQHAHSHTNLWDKWFIPDPTSKFQIRKL; via the exons ATGGCTCTTCTCAAGAGAA TTAACCAGGTTCTTCTGTTTCTGCTTGTATTGACATTTTTTGCAATATGGTACAGCACAGTGTACAAGGTTTCCAGAAACAAGGAAGATGAAG ATACAGATGAAGAAAGGGAGGAAGGTGTCATTCCAGTTGTTATATGTGCTGCCAGGAGTCGCATGGGGGCAACTATAGCTGCAATCAACAGCATCTACAGTAACACTGATGCCAATGTGCTGTTCTATATAGTTGGCTTGAAAAATTCAGTAGTGCACATAag GAAATGGATTGAGGGCACTCAGTTGagtagaatacattttaaaatagtgGAATTCAATCCATTGGTACTTAAGGGCAAAGTAAGACCTGATGCAGCTTTTCCTGAACTTCTCCAGCCT TTGAACTTCGTTCGCTTTTATTTACCACTCCTCATCCAGGAACATGAGAAGGTGATTTATCTGGATGACGATATCATTGTACTAG GGGACATCCAAGAGCTTTACAACACAAAAATATTTGGAGGTCATGTGGCTGCATTTTCCGAAGACTGTGATTTACATACAACACAGGAAATAGTGCACAAAGAAGGCATACAG AACACATATATGGGTTTTCTCGACTACAGAAAAAAAGCCATTCAGAATCTTCACATCAGTCCAAGCACCTGCTCATTTAACCCTGGTGTGTTTGTAGCCAATTTGACAGAGTGGAGAGAGCAACATATTACCAAGCAGCTGGAGAAATGGATGAAGAAAAATGTTGA AGAAAATCTCTATAGTAGTAACATTGGAGGTGGTGTGGCAACTCCTCCCATGCTCATTGTGTTTCATGAAAAATACTCACCTATTACTCCATATTGGCACATTCGATATCTGG GTTGGAGTCCTGATAGCCCTATCTCTGAGAGTGTTCTTCGCGAGGCAAAGCTGCTCCATTGGAATGGAAGATACAAGCCTTGGCAACATGCCCATTCCCATACCAATCTGTGGGACAAATGGTTTATCCCTGATCCCACCAGCAAGTTTCAGATACGCAAACTCTGA
- the dguok gene encoding deoxyguanosine kinase, mitochondrial isoform X2: MENQISKLLQQSISPDPNSRKEMQVKKLSVEGNIAVGKSTFLKLLSNTFQEWSFATEPLKKWQNVQSTSFQTMTSSKPPMDNLLQLMYDDPTRWSYTFQTFSCMSRFKIQIQPLSEQVLHQQEPVQIFERSVYSDRYIFAKTLYELQHLNEIEWTLYQEWHTFLIEEFSRRVALDGIIYLRASPEKCFQRLQKRARKEEKTLQCEYLEKLHDQHESWLTKKTTEVHFENMKNIPVLLLDVEEDFENNSAAGDDLNSRVKAFVAGL, translated from the coding sequence ATGGAAAATCAAATCTCCAAGCTACTTCAACAGTCCATTTCTCCAGACCCTAATTCCAGGAAAGAAATGCAAGTGAAAAAATTATCCGTGGAAGGAAATATAGCGGTAGGAAAATCCACCTTTCTCAAATTGCTATCCAATACATTTCAAGAATGGAGTTTTGCTACAGAGCCTCTGAAGAAATGGCAGAATGTTCAATCTACTTCATTCCAAACAATGACTTCCTCAAAGCCGCCTATGGACAACCTGCTACAACTGATGTATGATGATCCTACACGATGGTCTTACACGTTCCAGACATTTTCTTGTATGAGTCGatttaaaatacaaattcagCCACTTTCAGAGCAAGTATTACATCAGCAGGAGCCTGTTCAGATATTTGAGAGATCTGTTTATAGTGACAGATATATATTTGCTAAAACTCTTTATGAACTCCAACACTTAAATGAAATTGAGTGGACTTTGTATCAGGAATGGCACACTTTTCTTATTGAAGAATTTTCCAGAAGAGTTGCATTGGATGGAATTATTTACCTACGGGCATCTCCAGAAAAATGTTTTCAGAGACTACAAAAAAGAGCTAGAAAGGAGGAAAAGACTCTGCAATGTGAATACCTTGAGAAGTTGCATGATCAGCATGAAAGTTGGCTGACAAAGAAGACAACTGAGGTCCATtttgaaaacatgaaaaatattccAGTTTTGCTGTTAGATGTTGAAGAAGACTTTGAAAACAATTCTGCAGCAGGTGATGATCTCAACAGCAGAGTTAAAGCCTTTGTTGCTGGactgtga